The Fulvia fulva chromosome 1, complete sequence region TGTGGCGCGAAGATTGTAGATGTGGTCGTGTAAGGTACGATCACTGTGGAGGAGGCTGTAGAGGTGACGGTGATAGATTCTGTATGAGAAAAGGTCAAGGTAGTCGAGGCGGCTATGGGAGTCTCTGTGAGTGATGTCGTCCTTGTAGCGTACAATGTCTTCAGGCAAGCAGAGATCAGCACAACATCTCGAGCGGGCCCAACGTGCCCGTGAAAAAGCTGAGATCTCACCTTGGTAGTTTTGCCTTGTGGCGCTACAATGGTTCTAGTCTTCTTCGCAGTAGAGGTAAGAACCTTTGTTGTCACTATCTGCACTTTCTTGAAGCACGTCACAGATCCCTGACAGCCTCCTCATTAGTACGTTCCAAGGAGCGTGGTATAAGTTCTCGACACAGCAAGGCTTACCGAATATTGTGGAGGATCATAAGTGATCTTGCCATCAGGACCGCAAATTATCTTCTGCCCTGCCGCACGCTCTGCAAGGGCAAAAGGTGCAGCATTTTGAAGACGATCACTTGATCGTCTTCTCTTCTTCGACACAGTGTGGCCGCTCGCTGCTAGAGCAGAGGAGATGGGTATCAGGCCAGATGCGGCTATGGTGGCTTGGACTCGTTAGAAACCGTGCAAAATGATGGATTGGTCTATTTACTCGTTTCAGGGATGCTTGTAGTAGTTTCAATCGATGTGGAGGTCGATGTAGTAATGAACGTCGTCAGAAGTGTGCTGGTCTCGGTGAAGGAGAGCGTGCTCGAAAAGGTGTTGGTTGTCTGAGGCAAAGTTTTGGTTGTCGATTTGGTAGTAGTCAAACGCTGTGCGATCGTGTGACTCGCTGACGTTATCGTGACAGTGGGTGTAATGGTGCTCTTGATGGTGCGAGTAAGGTGGACTGTAGATGCCTTGGTAGTGGTCCCGCCTGATCCTTTCTTGGTGATGAGGGCAGTTTTGCAGAACTGCTGCGTGAAGGTGGAGGTATAGTCTGCAGCTGCGCTCACTGCCAGAGCAGCAAGGGCTATGATGGATCGGTACATCGTAAGCACGCAATGATCGAATGCAAAGGAGGATGTCTTCTGCCTCCAGCAGGTGGGCGATGCTTTTCAATCATTCTTGCAGCTGGCGCTACTACACACCAGCTGCCTCGCAGTTGTACCCGCGGCTCCATAAATGCTCCGATCCTGCGTATTCCGCGAGTCTCCCCCTGGAAGCGACAACGCCTTGGCTTGAAGGAATGAGGTGGACAACGAAGTTAGGTACGCTAGCCACTCTCTTCTCCCAGCAAGACCTTCGAACCAGTCACGGTCAAGACTGCAACCCAGTCAGCTTTAGCCGCATGCATACACGAGACATTCAGAACCCGAAGTCATTAGATTGACATGCATCGTGACAGGTAGTCGGCCGATGTGTGGGTCCTTGCAATGAGTGCGTCTGGTCAGACGCTCTAGCACTTGTGCCATCAAGGGTGCCTCCGATGAGCAGTGTGATTGTGTTTGAGAAATGGAGGGTTGGATATTGTGGACGGTCTAGCATCAAGTCGAGTGTCGTAGCATACCTTTCAGCCAAGGCATGATAAGCGTTCGTCTTAGCAGTAATGGCAAGCACTCCCCCAAGCATTCCGAAGCAAAGTATGATTAGTAGGCGCTGGACCTCGCTACAGTACATCGGACTTCTCGACCCGGGTGGCCACGTGTAAAGTGCCACATCCAGACCCGTTACCCATTCTGGCCGGCTGAATCTCAGCTTCGAAGGTGGTACAAGACGGAGCAGCCAGAAAAGATGTCGCTTAGAGTCTCGGATTTCATTCCTGGGAACCATTGGATGACATGCATGGCGAAGCCTGCAGACATCTCCGATCCGCAGACAGCTCGAACTTGTTCCTGGTACCAGAATGCCTCTCTTCGTGAAGACAATAGTGAACTCCTGCTCTACTCGGCGCCCGGGCCAGAACGTCCCGAGAGCGTTGTCTCTGGATGGGACCAGGTTTATCGCCATGTAGTGTGTGTGACCGGAGCCTGCACTAGACAAACATTTCATCACTGTCAACGCGAGGCAGTCCCCCATATCCTGTCCGTGATTTTGCGATTCTTCCGCTGCGTGCAACGATGGAAGAGAGCTGTTCATGAGTGTCGTGGCCATTCCTCAACCTTACATTACGCTATTCATCAATcctatctatatcgtaaacATGAAATCATAGATTGGCATCGCTTTATCGTACAGCAGATAGGCTTCATGCTTCTACAGGTCCTTTCGTGCATGCTTCGAGTAGTTCTTGCGCAGGGTACCGCCGTACTGGAGACTTGTCAGCGTTTGGTTTCCGTTATTCTGTAAGAGGTACACTTACTTTGTATAATGCAAATGGGATAGGGATAAATGCAATCGAGATGAACGCCAGAGTTGAGCTTGCCCAAGCTACGCCAAGATTGTTGAACATTGCGCTGGCAAATAGAGGGAAGCCGGCGCCGAAACTCGATCGCATGAAGTCGTTGCCAGCCAAGACACTGGCTGCATGCTCAGGATACGCGTCCGGTAGGTAGTTGAGGACCGAGTTGAAAAGGAGGAACGCTCCGACAGAAAACCAGGCAGACCCTATGATAGGCATAATCCAGTGGATGTCTGGTCGCGCAGACCAGCCGAACCAGAATAGGCATATTGGGATGCAGAAAGCACCGAAGAAAGATGGGATCAACCGAAGCTCAGGCGTAAGCTCGCCATTCTCGTCGAAACGCGGCTCCAGATACTTGTGCAGATACCAGAAGAAGGGTGGAATCACCACAAAGGCGCCAATGACTAATGCGTGGTCAGTCTCTTGCTCGCTATCATGGGTGGGGTTATTGGAAGTCACTTACGAATACCCAGATATGCCAACCCTTCTGTGCCAAGCCCAAATCCGTACATCTCGATGAATACGATGACGAACGATTCGAACCAGATGTACAGCAAGCCGTAGATCAGCGCAATGTACAGGTTAAGCAAGAACACCATGGGCTCTGTGAAGTTCAAAGTGAACGGCTTCACGAGAGCCATCATGACAACGTCTCTGCCGGTCATCTGCTCCGACATCAGCTCAGGCTCGCACTTCAGCTTGTCGTTGCCAGTCAGCTTGCGCAGACGGCGTGTGCGCCTCAGGAGGATATTGTTCGCAGAAGTCTCTGGGAAGAAGAAGAACTGAGACGCGTCAGTAGGGTGTTCGATGGCACAGACACATGCTTACTGACCAGGAAGATGAGGCAGAATGCGGATAGCCACATCAGCTCCCAGATGGGCCAAGACCAGGGTGCTTTGATGACACCGTTGGTACCACCATACTGAACAGCAAAGCCACCGATCAAAGGTCCAAGGGTCGGTCCACAGATGGCTGCAACACCCCAGATAGACATGGCATACGCACGCTTCGCCGGGCTCCAGATATCAGCCAGCGATGCACCACCAGTGGCCAGGACAGGACTTCCGAAGAAACCAGTGATGAATCGGAAGGCCAAGAGCATACCAAAGTTGCTAGCTAGGGCGACAGCTGGCTGCAAAGCCACGAAAACCACTAGAGTCCCGAGGTAGATTGGGTTCCTGCCCACCTGAGGGATCTCAGACATTGGCGACCAGAGCATGGGGCCAAGACCATAACCTGCGACGAACAGGCAGAGGCCCAATGTCGCCGCTACTTGGCTCACACCAAAGATCGCGACTACATCTGCCGTACCAGCAGAGTAGATCGAGCTGCCAATGTAGACCGAAGTCGTCAAAAGGCAGATCTCGAAAGTGACGAAGACTTTCTTGAATGTTGACCAATTCTGCGGATTTTCGGGGTCGTTCTTCCCCCACCAGCTCACTAGATGGATATCTTTGCCCTTCTCTTGGTCTATCTTGGCACCAGAtgcctcgttaacggtagCATCGTTGCCGGTAGTTCCTGACGCTTCAGATGAAGACCATCCATTCGCTGTTGGCCGATCCGGCTTGTCTAGGTCGTCATTCTCCTTCTCGGAGGCATCGTCATCTGGAGGGTTGGTGTCACCATGGTGTGCCAAGTTGCCAGACTTCTCCTGGTCGATGAATTTCGTGTACAGCGACGGGTCTTCCTCTTCCTGATACCGAAGCAGTTTCCCTCGCGACAGGAACCTGACCGCATGGCCAAAGGCCGTGTCTCTGATGAGCTGCGACATAGCCGAGCCGAAGTTCGTGGTGTTGATTTCCGTTCACAGAGCAGTCCTGTTATGACACGAGCGAGGCTGGAGAAGAGGGAAGGAGAGTACTTGTTCTCTCTCGCGCGCTGCACCAGGACGCGCTGAGAACTTACCGTACTTAGCCATATCTTTGATCATACATCGCTTTTTCATCAATCCCGAACTGCCAGACGGTTAGAACAAAGCATCCACTATGAGCGCATCGAAGCAGCACGGAACCGCCAACGAGAAGGCTTGTTTGTGCGAGGCCCGCGCTCCGGACCCTGAAGCACGAATGAAAGTAGAGATTCAGACTGATCGTCGCGATCCGATCTCGAAATCTATCAAAACCTTCTGTGAGGCGGCGTTAGTGTGTTATGAAATGATGATGTAAACGGCTGTCAGTGTTTGGTGGCGCTGACACTTTTTGCCAAGTCCTCGACCGCAACGGAAGTGACAGGGTACCCGAGCCGAAGATGGCTCGCGGAGCACAGAGACGCGAATGAAGATCACTATTCCTTGCTCTATCTCAATCAAGACATTCACTTCTCATTTTGGTGACAGTATGAATGTGTCGGCTTTAGGTACCGCTCAAGCTTCGCAGAAGGTGCCACAAGCTCTTGGTGGAGATACAAGCAGCATGAAGCCTGGTAGCGGACTTGGTATGTGACACTTGTCGAGCAATACGGAAGAGCTGCTCTCGAGGACGAATTGGGATGTCAAGAAACTGCGTTGCAGCGTAGGTCATTCAATCGTGTCATTGCCTTCTGAACTGTGCTAGGCTACGACTCCTCTCCTTCTTGACCCTCTCTCGCCTCGAATGTCAGGTAGCCATCTCCAATTGACCCTGTAATCTGTTCCCACGCTGGCTTGACTCCTTCGAGGACTGCATCTTCCATAGCAAGGTCGTGCGACAGGTGTTGCAGCGTGATTACAGAACCAGTACGCTGCATCGTAGTGGTTGAAGATGCTGGAACTGTGCGTTGATATTGCATTTTCCAGAGGACTTGTGGTGTCGTTGGCTCCTCAACGCTTTGCAAGAATTGTACCACAGCCTGCTCGAGATGAGCAAATCCTCTTGAAGCATTCTCAGCGCACGATGCATATAAGACACCTGTGACCTCACGTTAGCAAATGCACTGAGCCAGTTTTAACAGCGAGTTTAGTGCACGGCTGGAACGATGGTTTCAGGTTGTCAGAGATATGTTGTTCTTCAATGCGATTCAGGCAATGTAGATAAGTATTCATAAGTTTGTTCATCACTTCGTCGAAATTGGGGGCGATGTACTGAGGGCATGTGGGAAGATGGAATACTCACATTGTCCTGGAGGGCATTCGCCTGACTCGCTCGAGTGTACGAAGATGTGTATCGTCGACTCTGTCTCACCAGCTGGCTTCACCATCACCACGGCACCTGCTGGTGTGACACCACCTTCGGACGTGCGAGGGAACAAGGAATTGAGTGACGATGATACCACAGAAATGGTGTTCGAAGTTTTCATCAACGAAGTGGTTTCCGCTGTGTTCGGTGCGGTGCCTGGAAGATCCTGCTGCAGGCCGGCGAGCCACTTTGTAGTCACTTTCTGCCCATCGCTGAGCTCCACGCGGAGGTTGAAGTCGTCGTCGGACTGCACATCTATGATGCCACGGCCCAAAACGTAGACACCACCTCCCACAGCACATGCACGGCAGGCGACCTGAGCGATCTCCGCGAGACCTCCCCACTTTGGAAGGACTGCACCGAATCCAGGTCCGAGCATCCCTATGCTGCTGAGATGGCGCGCAACTCGGGGCAGAGCGTATTCGACACTGATCTCCTGCGTAGGCCGATCGCTCAATGTTAGAGCCAAGATCGGCGCATGTGAAGATGACGGCAACCCGAATTTGTCCTGCAGGAAGGTCGAGAATTCCTTCGTCCGATCGTCCTGCCAGGTTTCCAGTTGCTCGTCGTAGTTGACCACGAAACGCAGAAACTTCATGAGCGAGCGCTTGGCTTTGAGGTCCAAAGACTTGTCCTGGAACACGTCTTCCCGACCTCCAGGAACTCTGATCAATCGTGTTGGAGTGTCGGCGTCCTGTGGAGCTTCATCGAGGATGAACCATGATCCTACTGCTTGGAATTCGAGCTGACTGTGTGTCCGGGAAGAGACCATCGCGGGCAGTAACGCTGATCTCGTGTACAGCAGTTGAGGAGCGAGCGCGAGTGAATACGCCCGAGCAGGGCCCAGTTTTGTGGTTGTAGACACTTCATCCTCCGTCGGCTTGCTCACTGTGGCATGACTGAAGCTCGTCTTCGCATCTCCCTCCTCGGCGGCATGCTTTTGCGTCCATTCCTCGGCTTCAGACAGGCTCAAAGCCGCTTCATCACCGCCGTAGTAGTCGTTTCGGTCAACGTGCAGGATCTTCTTGTCCGAACGAGACAACGAGCTTCAAGTGGGACTTTGCGTTAGTCAGCCTGAGCCTCACCGCGCAAAAGCCAGATGCACGTACAGCGCGAGCAGCGACTGCGGCAGGCCGGTGCCTGAGATGACCACGTCCCAGTTAGTATCTTCGAGAGACTCCATCGTGGTCGGTCGTTCACATATTGCTCGGTTGATGTTGGAGAGAGGAAGGTGCGGCCAAGTCGGCTCAAAAACTTTGGTTGCGGGACAGCACGTGCCATTCCCGCAAGACAACACTTCCTCCGCAGAGCTTTGCGTTCTTCCTTCTTCTCTACATCGCGCTCTTGTGACGAAGTGTACCCATCTATGGCGCTGAGTTGGCATCGGATCTCTTCACTGCAGGTCTGTGAGCGCGAGAGAATGAAACCACGTCCTTGTATCTCCTGCCTTGATTTTACGTGATTTTGCAGGTCGAAAGCGACGAATATGCCCATGAAAGAAGGAAGAAGATTTCTCAACTGCAAGTCACTCTGGATCAGTCACACTAGCCGATCTGGTCGAGTTCTGCCGACATGTACGAGGCCCAAGCACTTCAGCTGGCAAAGACCACACTCTGTTCGCGACGAGATCTGAAGGACTTGCTGCTAGCTACCGTCACCCAACCAAAAATCTGGCCTCTGTCGGTGCAGCTGAAATATCTCATAAATCAGCACTATCGCATACATCCGACCAAAAAGACTTGCTCATTTCACGATGGCCTTGGCTCTTGCTCATCTTCACTCAAGCGCTGCATCATCTCCTCGAACGTCCAACGCTGCTGCACAAGTACACATATATTGCCCTTCATGTCTTCGATACTGCCACACATCACCGTCGCCAGCTGCGACGATCCGTTTGCCGCCAGAACCGCCCTCGCCTTGGCCGCTCTGGTCTCGAGAGCAGTGGCATACTGCTGAAGCACATCCACTGACATTGCGTGGGCGTGAGCGAGTGCGCATTGTACATCGTTCTTTGGCGCGGTAGTGTTCCAGATTTGCTTGTGCATAGGCTGCGCTTGTGAGAATGATGTTTTGGGTGCTTCGATGATGCTCTGGAGGCGGCTGGAAGAGCCAGTCGCTGCTTGTCCGGGTTGCTGAGTTGACATGGTGTGTGTTTTACTTGAGCTGGCCTGCTGGCGGAAGAGCACCTTTTGAATGAAAGAGCTCCAGGTGTTTGCCATGGATCATACTGCACTTCGAATGAAGGGATGGACCAGAAGTTGAGGGAAGCAAGTGgtatcgtcgattgttttgGTCAGATCGAGCTCCGAAGGGTGCTTGCATTGCTTTACTTTCGAAACGACCCCCTTCAAATGTGATCCGACGGGCAAAGGAAGTGATGAAAGGACTGCTGGTGCAGCAAACAGTCATAGGACGTCTTCCATGATATCAATAACATATAGGGGAAACATCACTTCACCAGCTGACAACGAAATCATCGCCATGGATCACGACCAGCAGACACTTCGCGCCCGACTGCTGGCAATTCTGGTAAGATTCCGCTTCATGTTGAGGATCCTACCTGGCTAAACAAGCGACAGAGATCTAATGAGGCACCCTCCGATTCCACTGAACTATCCGATCTAGTGCACCAGCGGCAGCTGTCTATCACTACACTCCGGGATGCAATAGTCATTGCTGCTCGAATAATGTTGCTTGACATCGAACGGAAGTGTTCTCGTTTTCCAAGCGACGTGACTCTACAAAAGACACTCGACAGAGCTATTACTTTGGCAGAAAAGATCATAGCACTGGAGGTACGCATTGAAGGTCAATGGCTTGAGCCGATGCATTTGCTGGTCAATCCAGACCATTAAATTCGCCTACGAACACAGCTAACTGATCTTTCTACATAGGAGGCTGCGGAACGAGGTGGGGTGAATCAGCGATGGAAGACCACATGCCATGCATGCGTGATGTGAGTAAGCACCGCAACCTAAGGATCTTGTAGACAACTAGACACTGACGTCGGCAAAGGCACAGCGTACGGCTACGAAGGACAGCCACCACAGTGATTCGCGCGATCGCAAGGAGATCTAGGCTGTAGCTGCTTCATTGCGCCACAATTCGATTCATACATTGTCGACCGGCAATGCCCTCGCCAGATCTATCAGGTTATGTACATCGCGAGCCAGATACGCCCGTCTTTGCATAATACAGCGAAGCCCAGCGACCATGTCGTAAATCGTCGCCAGGGATCGGAAAGTGTGGTAGAGTGTAGTGTCGAGTCGCGAATCGTACAAACATTCGTACTCGGTATGCAAATGCTGAACGCTGCGCACCCCTGAACAGGAAAATTGGTCTCCCTCCTTGTTGCATCAAAACGCCTCGCCTGTTCCTTTCTATAAATCTTGTCCACCAAGATCCGAAATGACTGTGGCTTTCCTCCGTGTCCTCTGGAACGCGGACATGTGGTAATGTGTGGTGCTGAGTTCCGCCCATTCAAGCACAAATCAAGCCCAACTCCGACATTTCAAGAGCACGAACAGCGAGTGGTGGCAGTCAAGCCGCTGCTAACCGTCCTTCACTCCCTGCCGCGCTCGCAGAGCTGTTTGCCGGAGGAGGTGGCAGCTCTAGTTTTGTGTTCTCTGCCATCATCCTTTGGAATCCAATACCGACACCCTCGATGACTGCAAGCAGGATGGCGCATCCGATGGCACCGTTTCGTATCGCTCGCGGACCTCCTCGTACTGCTAATGCGCCTCCCGTGAAAAACCCTGCGATGATTGCGTTCCATGGATCCTCCTTCTTGCGGACGCCTTTTACTGCGCAGTCGAATGTGCTGAACATGCCGCCCCACACGCCGAAGTTGCCGCCGAGTACCGGTGCGCGTGCTTTTATGGCTGTGATGGCTGTTCCTTGTGTTAGCCTTTAAAGCTGTCATGCTCTCCGCAGGA contains the following coding sequences:
- a CDS encoding Caffeine resistance protein 5 is translated as MSQLIRDTAFGHAVRFLSRGKLLRYQEEEDPSLYTKFIDQEKSGNLAHHGDTNPPDDDASEKENDDLDKPDRPTANGWSSSEASGTTGNDATVNEASGAKIDQEKGKDIHLVSWWGKNDPENPQNWSTFKKVFVTFEICLLTTSVYIGSSIYSAGTADVVAIFGVSQVAATLGLCLFVAGYGLGPMLWSPMSEIPQVGRNPIYLGTLVVFVALQPAVALASNFGMLLAFRFITGFFGSPVLATGGASLADIWSPAKRAYAMSIWGVAAICGPTLGPLIGGFAVQYGGTNGVIKAPWSWPIWELMWLSAFCLIFLFFFFPETSANNILLRRTRRLRKLTGNDKLKCEPELMSEQMTGRDVVMMALVKPFTLNFTEPMVFLLNLYIALIYGLLYIWFESFVIVFIEMYGFGLGTEGLAYLGILIGAFVVIPPFFWYLHKYLEPRFDENGELTPELRLIPSFFGAFCIPICLFWFGWSARPDIHWIMPIIGSAWFSVGAFLLFNSVLNYLPDAYPEHAASVLAGNDFMRSSFGAGFPLFASAMFNNLGVAWASSTLAFISIAFIPIPFALYKYGGTLRKNYSKHARKDL
- a CDS encoding Rab proteins geranylgeranyltransferase component A, producing the protein MPTQRHRWVHFVTRARCREEGRTQSSAEEVLSCGNGTCCPATKVFEPTWPHLPLSNINRAICERPTTMESLEDTNWDVVISGTGLPQSLLALSLSRSDKKILHVDRNDYYGGDEAALSLSEAEEWTQKHAAEEGDAKTSFSHATVSKPTEDEVSTTTKLGPARAYSLALAPQLLYTRSALLPAMVSSRTHSQLEFQAVGSWFILDEAPQDADTPTRLIRVPGGREDVFQDKSLDLKAKRSLMKFLRFVVNYDEQLETWQDDRTKEFSTFLQDKFGLPSSSHAPILALTLSDRPTQEISVEYALPRVARHLSSIGMLGPGFGAVLPKWGGLAEIAQVACRACAVGGGVYVLGRGIIDVQSDDDFNLRVELSDGQKVTTKWLAGLQQDLPGTAPNTAETTSLMKTSNTISVVSSSLNSLFPRTSEGGVTPAGAVVMVKPAGETESTIHIFVHSSESGECPPGQCVLYASCAENASRGFAHLEQAVVQFLQSVEEPTTPQVLWKMQYQRTVPASSTTTMQRTGSVITLQHLSHDLAMEDAVLEGVKPAWEQITGSIGDGYLTFEAREGQEGEES
- a CDS encoding Mitochondrial import inner membrane translocase subunit tim17; the protein is MGERGHGLDHSRDPCPWVALSDFGGAFCMGAIGGAVWHGVKGFRNSPYGERRIGAITAIKARAPVLGGNFGVWGGMFSTFDCAVKGVRKKEDPWNAIIAGFFTGGALAVRGGPRAIRNGAIGCAILLAVIEGVGIGFQRMMAENTKLELPPPPANSSASAAGSEGRLAAA